One window from the genome of Pseudanabaena yagii GIHE-NHR1 encodes:
- a CDS encoding class I SAM-dependent DNA methyltransferase, with the protein MAKASLNANNSNNSGNSSGNATRDIVAKLWNLCNILRDDGITYNEYVTELTYLLFLKMLAETGKESRLPENYRWQDLDGREGLEQLEFYKQLLLDLGSAQKVNDPAVLAIFTDAQTKLRKPTNLKSLTDAIDSLDWFSAREEGLGNLYEGLLEKNAAEKKSGAGQYFTPRPLIDAIVRLIKPQAGEIIQDPAAGTAGFLVAADRYIKEQTNELYALDAKAQDFQIQKAFRGLELVPDTHRLCLMNLLLHGIESAVDCGDSLSPDGETLGKADVILTNPPFGTKKGGGRPTRSDFSITAETSNKQLAFVEHIYRALKTNGRAAVVLPDNVLFEDNTGRKLRQELMNLCDLHTILRLPTGIFYAQGVKTNVLFFTRGKSDRGNTKAVWVYDMRANTNTFGKTRQLTLADFAEFEAAFGDDPYGKSPRIDQGEEGRFRCFTREQISDRNDNLDIAWLRDTSDDPEDEMTEPEEIATAIATHLKNALSAIADLMEELENVV; encoded by the coding sequence GTGGCAAAAGCAAGCTTGAATGCGAACAATAGCAACAATAGCGGTAATTCTAGTGGGAACGCCACCCGCGATATAGTCGCTAAACTCTGGAATCTCTGCAATATTCTGCGTGACGATGGCATTACCTATAACGAATATGTCACCGAATTAACCTATCTGCTATTCCTAAAAATGTTGGCAGAAACAGGCAAAGAAAGCCGCCTTCCTGAAAACTATCGCTGGCAAGATCTCGATGGTCGTGAAGGTTTAGAACAATTAGAATTTTACAAACAGCTATTGCTCGATTTAGGTTCAGCCCAGAAAGTAAATGACCCTGCGGTATTGGCGATTTTTACCGATGCTCAAACTAAACTACGCAAACCCACCAATCTCAAATCCCTAACCGATGCGATCGATTCCCTAGATTGGTTCTCAGCCCGTGAGGAAGGTTTAGGCAATCTCTATGAAGGCTTATTAGAAAAAAATGCTGCCGAAAAGAAATCAGGGGCAGGTCAATACTTTACGCCCCGTCCTCTAATTGATGCGATCGTGCGTCTGATTAAACCCCAAGCAGGGGAAATCATCCAAGATCCTGCCGCAGGTACAGCAGGCTTCTTAGTCGCCGCCGATCGCTACATCAAAGAACAAACCAATGAACTCTATGCCCTAGATGCTAAAGCCCAAGATTTTCAAATCCAGAAAGCTTTTCGCGGTTTAGAACTAGTACCAGATACGCACCGCCTCTGTTTGATGAATTTGCTATTGCATGGCATCGAAAGCGCTGTTGATTGCGGTGATAGTCTATCCCCCGATGGCGAAACCTTGGGCAAAGCCGATGTGATCCTCACCAATCCACCCTTCGGCACAAAAAAAGGCGGCGGTCGTCCCACTCGTTCTGACTTCTCCATCACCGCCGAAACTTCCAATAAACAACTTGCCTTCGTCGAGCATATCTATCGCGCCCTCAAAACCAATGGCAGAGCAGCCGTAGTCTTACCCGATAACGTTCTCTTTGAAGACAACACAGGCAGAAAGTTAAGACAGGAATTAATGAATCTCTGCGATCTGCATACAATTTTGCGATTGCCCACAGGCATCTTTTATGCCCAAGGCGTGAAAACCAATGTGCTGTTTTTTACAAGAGGCAAAAGCGATCGCGGCAACACCAAAGCTGTTTGGGTATACGATATGCGAGCCAATACCAACACCTTCGGCAAAACTCGCCAACTGACACTTGCCGATTTTGCCGAATTTGAAGCCGCCTTTGGTGACGACCCCTATGGTAAATCCCCGCGCATCGACCAAGGCGAAGAAGGGCGCTTCCGTTGCTTTACCCGCGAGCAAATTAGCGATCGCAATGACAACCTCGATATTGCATGGCTCCGCGATACTAGCGACGATCCTGAAGATGAAATGACCGAACCCGAAGAGATTGCCACCGCGATCGCCACTCATTTAAAAAATGCTCTTAGTGCGATCGCAGATTTAATGGAAGAATTGGAAAATGTCGTCTAG
- the fmt gene encoding methionyl-tRNA formyltransferase, translating into MRVVFFGTPDFAVPTLEKLLSEPDFEVVGVVSQPDTRRGRGSQVTPPPVKAAAIAKNPNLQIWQPDRLKKDKQVLEELAAINADVFVVVAYGQILSQKILNMPKYGCINVHGSLLPKYRGAAPIQWAIANGESITGITTMQMDAGIDTGAMLLKAELEILPEDNTDTLSTKLANLGADLLIETLRSLDTIKPEPQDDALSCYSPMIGREDWELDWSKEAIALHNRIRAFYPNCYTDFRGQRLKIAKSEVVEGEDNFENIGKVAEIRKGKGFVLQTGKGLLLIKEVQPAGKKLQSGWDFVNGARIAIGESFL; encoded by the coding sequence ATGCGTGTTGTATTTTTTGGAACTCCTGATTTTGCCGTTCCCACATTAGAGAAACTGTTGTCAGAACCAGATTTTGAGGTTGTGGGCGTAGTCTCCCAACCAGATACTAGGCGTGGTCGTGGGAGTCAAGTTACGCCGCCACCTGTCAAAGCTGCGGCGATCGCTAAAAATCCCAACCTCCAAATCTGGCAACCCGATCGCCTGAAAAAGGATAAACAGGTACTTGAGGAACTAGCCGCTATTAATGCCGATGTATTTGTGGTGGTTGCTTACGGGCAGATTCTCTCGCAAAAGATTTTGAATATGCCTAAGTATGGCTGTATCAATGTGCATGGCTCATTACTGCCAAAATATCGTGGTGCTGCGCCGATCCAATGGGCGATCGCTAATGGAGAAAGCATTACTGGGATTACAACCATGCAAATGGATGCAGGTATTGATACAGGCGCGATGCTACTCAAGGCGGAGTTAGAAATTTTGCCTGAAGATAATACGGATACTTTAAGTACGAAATTAGCGAATTTAGGTGCAGATTTATTAATTGAGACTTTACGAAGTTTAGATACGATCAAGCCTGAACCTCAAGATGATGCTTTGTCCTGCTATTCACCAATGATTGGGCGTGAGGATTGGGAACTAGATTGGAGCAAAGAGGCGATCGCTTTACATAATCGCATTCGTGCTTTCTATCCCAATTGCTATACAGATTTTCGTGGACAGAGATTAAAGATTGCGAAATCGGAAGTTGTGGAAGGTGAGGACAATTTCGAGAATATTGGGAAAGTTGCCGAAATTCGTAAAGGCAAAGGTTTTGTTTTGCAAACTGGTAAAGGTCTATTACTCATTAAAGAAGTGCAACCTGCGGGAAAGAAACTGCAATCGGGTTGGGATTTTGTGAATGGTGCAAGAATAGCGATCGGGGAATCCTTCCTTTAG
- a CDS encoding alpha-D-glucose phosphate-specific phosphoglucomutase: MSIKVVSTSPFADQKPGTSGLRKKVTVFQTPNYLENFVQSIFDSLEGFAGQTLVVGGDGRYYNRHAIQVILKMAAANGFGKIMVGRGGILSTPAASCVIRKYNAFGGIILSASHNPAGKDGDFGIKYNTGNGGPAPEKITDAIYDITKSISEYKILEASNLDLDRIGESKLGDTVVEVIDSVADYAELMESLFDFDRIKLLLASPDFSLRFDGMHAVTGPYAQEILVNRLGAPASALQNCVPLEDFGDGHPDPNLVYAHDLVEVLYGENAPDFGAASDGDGDRNMILGRKFFVTPSDSLAILAANAHHVPAYKGGLAGIARSMPTSQAPDRVAARLGIESYETPTGWKFFGNLLDAGKATLCGEESFGTGSNHVREKDGLWAVLFWLNVLAARQQSVEAIVKEHWQLYGRNFYSRHDYEGVDSDRANTLVNNLRSKFAELKGQKFGNYEVAFADDFSYTDPVDGSVSNNQGIRIGFTDDSRIVFRLSGTGTQGATLRLYVESYEPNIAKHSLDTQEALKELIEIADQVAQIKVLTGRDQPTVIT; the protein is encoded by the coding sequence ATGAGCATAAAAGTCGTTTCCACTTCCCCATTTGCTGACCAGAAGCCCGGTACTTCTGGACTTAGAAAAAAAGTTACCGTTTTCCAAACGCCTAACTATCTCGAAAATTTCGTTCAATCCATATTTGATAGCCTCGAAGGATTTGCGGGACAAACTCTCGTCGTTGGCGGTGATGGACGCTACTACAACCGTCATGCCATCCAAGTAATCCTCAAAATGGCAGCCGCCAATGGTTTTGGTAAAATCATGGTTGGGCGTGGTGGCATTTTATCTACACCTGCTGCCTCCTGTGTCATTCGTAAGTACAATGCCTTCGGTGGGATTATCCTCTCCGCAAGCCATAACCCCGCAGGCAAAGATGGCGACTTCGGTATCAAGTACAACACAGGCAATGGGGGACCAGCACCCGAAAAAATCACTGATGCCATCTATGACATCACCAAGAGCATTAGTGAATATAAAATCCTTGAAGCTAGCAACCTCGATCTCGATCGCATAGGTGAGTCCAAACTCGGTGATACGGTGGTGGAAGTGATCGACTCCGTTGCTGATTATGCGGAATTGATGGAATCGCTCTTTGATTTCGATCGCATTAAATTATTACTTGCCTCCCCAGATTTCAGCCTCCGCTTTGATGGAATGCACGCGGTAACCGGTCCCTATGCTCAAGAAATTCTCGTTAACCGTTTAGGCGCACCTGCCAGTGCTTTGCAAAATTGCGTACCGCTCGAAGACTTTGGTGATGGACATCCCGACCCCAACTTAGTCTATGCCCATGATCTCGTTGAAGTGCTTTATGGCGAAAATGCTCCCGACTTTGGCGCAGCTTCCGATGGCGATGGCGATCGCAATATGATCCTCGGTCGTAAATTCTTTGTCACCCCTAGCGACAGTTTAGCAATTCTCGCCGCCAATGCTCACCATGTCCCCGCTTACAAGGGTGGACTCGCAGGTATTGCCCGTTCTATGCCCACTAGCCAAGCCCCTGATCGCGTTGCCGCTAGACTTGGCATCGAGAGCTATGAAACTCCGACAGGTTGGAAATTCTTCGGTAATTTGCTCGATGCAGGTAAGGCAACCCTTTGCGGTGAAGAAAGCTTTGGGACTGGCTCTAATCACGTTCGCGAAAAGGATGGACTCTGGGCAGTGCTGTTCTGGCTAAATGTTCTGGCGGCGCGTCAGCAATCGGTCGAGGCGATCGTCAAGGAACATTGGCAACTTTACGGACGTAATTTCTATTCTCGCCATGACTATGAAGGCGTAGATAGCGATCGCGCCAATACCCTTGTTAATAATCTCCGCAGTAAATTTGCAGAATTAAAGGGTCAGAAATTTGGCAATTACGAAGTTGCCTTTGCCGATGATTTTAGCTATACCGATCCTGTCGATGGCAGTGTCAGCAATAACCAAGGCATTAGAATTGGCTTTACCGATGACTCGCGGATCGTTTTCCGTCTATCGGGTACTGGCACTCAAGGCGCAACCCTCC